The following proteins are co-located in the Apium graveolens cultivar Ventura chromosome 5, ASM990537v1, whole genome shotgun sequence genome:
- the LOC141661397 gene encoding putative methyltransferase PMT2: MGNKGNAGDRRSKGQLSSILIVAGLCLCFYVLGIWQRSGFGKGDSIAVEIMKKADCNSLPTLNVETHHGHEAKQLDDFQVKEIPPCDDRFIDYTPCQDQARAMTFPRENMNYRERHCPPEKEKLHCLIPAPKGYVTPFLWPKSRDFVPYANAPYKSLTVEKAIQNWIQYEGDVFRFPGGGTQFPQGADKYIEQLAGVIPIDNGMVRTALDTGCGVASWGAYLFKKNVIAMSFAPRDSHEAQVQFALERGVPAVIGVLGTIKMPYPSMAFDMAHCSRCLIPWGGNGGMYMMEVDRVLRPGGYWILSGPPINWRTHFKAWLRPRDQLEADQKNIEDVAKLLCWEKISEKQDIAVWRKPLNKQDCPGQDAGAPMCETQNANDVWYKKMEACITPYPVSIDSMEVKPFPERLNAIPPILARGAIQGVSIDSFYEDTKAWQNHVKAYKRFNKLLDSGRYRNIMDMNAGLGSFAAAIHSHKLWVMNVMPTIAEKDTLGVVFERGLIGIYHDWCEAFSTYPRTYDLIHASGLFSLYKDKCNAEDILIEMDRILRPEGAVIIRDEEHVLNDVKRIVDGMRWNTKMVDNEGGPLISEKVLLAVKRYWVAGEKNTTATK; this comes from the exons ATGGGCAATAAAGGGAATGCAGGGGATCGTAGAAGCAAGGGCCAATTGTCTTCTATCTTAATTGTAGCTGGATTGTGTCTTTGTTTTTATGTTCTTGGTATATGGCAAAGGAGTGGTTTTGGCAAGGGAGATAGCATAGCTGTTGAAATTATGAAAAAGGCGGATTGCAACTCGCTTCCTACTTTGAATGTGGAGACTCATCATGGTCATGAAGCTAAACAACTTGATGACTTTCAAGTTAAGGAAATTCCTCCTTGTGATGATCGATTCATTGATTACACGCCTTGTCAAGATCAAGCGCGTGCTATGACCTTTCCTCGAGAAAATATGAACTATAGGGAGAGACATTGTCCTCCAGAGAAAGAGAAGTTGCATTGCCTTATTCCAGCACCAAAAGGATATGTAACTCCCTTTCTATGGCCCAAAAGCCGTGATTTTGTACCTTATGCAAATGCACCATACAAAAGCTTGACTGTTGAAAAGGCTATTCAGAATTGGATTCAGTATGAAGGCGATGTGTTTAGGTTCCCTGGTGGTGGTACACAATTTCCTCAGGGGGCAGATAAATATATTGAACAACTTGCTGGTGTGATCCCGATAGACAATGGAATGGTTAGAACTGCATTAGATACTGGCTGTGGG GTTGCAAGTTGGGGAGCATACCTGTTCAAGAAAAATGTTATAGCTATGTCATTCGCACCAAGAGACTCACATGAAGCACAAGTTCAATTTGCTTTGGAAAGAGGTGTACCTGCAGTTATTGGTGTTCTTGGAACTATAAAGATGCCTTATCCATCTATGGCTTTCGACATGGCCCATTGTTCTCGCTGCTTAATTCCATGGGGAGGAAATG GAGGAATGTACATGATGGAAGTTGATAGAGTTCTTAGGCCTGGCGGCTATTGGATTCTTTCAGGCCCTCCCATCAATTGGAGGACCCACTTTAAAGCATGGTTGCGTCCTCGGGATCAACTTGAGGCGGATCAAAAGAATATTGAAGATGTTGCCAAACTTCTTTGCTGGGAAAAAATATCTGAGAAACAAGATATTGCAGTCTGGAGGAAACCATTAAATAAGCAAGACTGCCCTGGACAAGATGCTGGTGCTCCAATGTGTGAAACACAAAATGCAAATGATGTCTG GTACAAAAAGATGGAGGCCTGTATAACTCCTTATCCAGTGTCTATAGATTCCATGGAAGTAAAGCCGTTCCCAGAAAGACTGAATGCAATTCCTCCAATATTAGCTAGAGGAGCCATTCAAGGAGTTTCTATTGACTCATTCTACGAAGACACCAAAGCTTGGCAAAATCATGTGAAGGCTTATAAAAGGTTCAATAAACTCCTTGACTCTGGGAGGTACCGTAATATCATGGATATGAATGCTGGACTAGGAAGTTTTGCTGCTGCAATTCATTCTCATAAACTGTGGGTTATGAATGTGATGCCAACAATAGCCGAAAAAGACACTCTAGGCGTAGTATTTGAGCGAGGCCTCATTGGTATATATCATGACTG gTGTGAAGCCTTTTCTACATACCCTAGAACGTATGATCTTATTCATGCCAGCGGCCTTTTCAGCTTATACAAAGACAA GTGTAATGCAGAGGACATTCTCATAGAGATGGATAGGATTCTACGACCTGAAGGAGCGGTTATAATTCGTGACGAAGAGCATGTGCTAAACGATGTGAAAAGAATTGTAGATGGCATGAGATGGAACACGAAAATGGTGGATAACGAGGGCGGTCCTCTAATCTCTGAAAAAGTATTGTTGGCAGTTAAACGGTACTGGGTTGCTGGTGAAAAAAATACAACCGCCACAAAGTAA